The Elaeis guineensis isolate ETL-2024a chromosome 3, EG11, whole genome shotgun sequence region cGACGATGGGGCCGTCGGTTTCACGCGGATACCAAGTCAGAGTCGGCACGTCGGGGCTCGACCTTGGTGAGcgtcgatcgtcagtcgaagagttaaaactccgagatttcaaactagatttgtattccgaatgaacaagtacaaagttcattggtgatacaacttcaggttgtcggcgttccatgttcggggaatgggtttcccttccaggGTCTCCAATCAGTAAGCCCTTggcccataggtgtctgctaccatgtagggcccttcccagttcggagccagcttcccttggtccaggggcttcgagacctctgcctttctcaggaccaagtcaccaggcctgaaaagctttggtctgactttggcattgtaataccgggctaccttctgtcggtatgaagccatgcgaagttgggcCTCGTTTCGcaattcggggaggaggtctggtcggccctccgacaatcagagttgtccggctctcgataccgctcgaccctggtagatggcagcccaatctcgagtggaatcatcgcctccgtcccataggccaaaccgaaaggcgactccccggtcggaacgcggggggtcattcggtaagcccacagaacggagcccagctcatcgacccagaggcctttggcttcgtttagtcggatTTTGAGCctgtgtagtatggtccggttggtcacctcgacttcgccgttggactgtgggtgtccgaccgaagtcagtcggtgcgtgatgtgaaatctTGCGcagaaatctctgaaatcttggttgtcgaattgccgcccattgtcggtgataatggtatgcggcaacccgaacctgaagatgatggacttttggacaaagtcctccatctttcgctcggtaatctgtgccaggggctcggcctccacccacttggtgaagtagtcgatggtgacaactatgaactttctttgatccgatgctggagggaaaggatcgagaatgtcgaccccccactgagcgaagggccatggagtgacaataggagcgatttggctggtcgGTCGGTGCTGCACATTAGCGTACTTCtggcaaggttcgcacctccggaccaactcagccgcgtccttcctcatggtgggccagtagtaaccctgtcgcaggactttgtaggctagagacttgccccccaagtgattcccgcagatcccttcgtgcacttctcggagagcatagtccgcatcggtcggtcccaagcacctaagcaagggaagggagaacgaccttttgtagagtcggccatccatgatcacatattgggaggccgaccatcggagccgtctgGCCTCCGTGGGGTCTTCAGGACCGATCCCATCAGTCaggaaccgaacaatcggatccattcAGCTTGGTTTAGTGGCTAGTTGTAGTacttcttcgatccgatcgacactcggctgctcgaggttctccacgaacgtccggcccaaagagtcgaaagccgaagtcactagtctggagagtgcgtcggcccgggcgttctccgacttagggatgtgaaaaatttcaaaatacctgaggcgcgctacgaggtccttcactttctgaagatatttggccatggtcggatctcgcacctcgaattcacctttgacctgccccacgatcagctgagaatcggagaatgtccggaggctgtcgacgcccagctccctcgccatcctcaagccggcgaggagcgcttcgtactcggtttggttattggaggctttgaagtcgaattggagggcgtactcggtgactaccccatccgagttggtgagcaggaacccagccccgctcccttgagcgtttgaagctccgtcgatgtgcagcacccaggtggagaccgggtctggctcggagactGCATCTCGTCCCGAGTCCGCAGCTCCCGACCTTTAGTCGgtggtcgggcattcggcgatgaagtcggccaggacctgagcctttaaggcaggccgcggtcggtaccatatgtcgaactcgctgagcttcatcgcccacttcgccagtcgtcccgatgtgtccggtcggcacaatatcgccctcaggggctggttggtgagaaccactatggcatgagcctggaagtatgggcggagtcattgtgcggagacggtcaaggcgaaaattatttttttcgtctccgaatatcgagcttcagcgccgtggagcactttgctggtatagtagataggctgatgggttcggctctcattttctcggacgagcaccgaactgaccacctcagaggaggtggccaaatagagatacaagatctccccgacctgcggcttcacgagcagcgacggggaagccaagtacttcttcagatcttcgaaggtcCGTTGGCActatccgaccaagaaaaacccttCGCCTgtcgcaaagttttgaaaaatgggaggcacctttcagctgatcgagaaatgaaccggctgagagcgatgattttttcgttcagctgttggacctttttcttggtgttcggatgacgcatgttgatgatcgcctttatcttctcagggttggcctcaatccctcgcTGAGAAATGAAAAATCCGagaaacttccctgaggtcaccccaaaagcgcacttagtcggattcagcttcattcgatgttgtcgtagagtgcggaagacCTCTTCGAGATCCTGAACGTGATCCAGAATCTgtgcacttttcaccagcatgtcgtccacgtatacctccatgttgcgcccgatctggtctttaaagaccttattgacaagtcgttggtaggtggcgccggcgttcttcagcccgaagggcatcactcggtaacagtagaggcccttggaggtcacgaaggcagtgtgctcctcgtcttcgggcaccatccggatctggttgtactcggcaaaggcatccatgaagctgagcagtcgaaatccagacgtcgcatccaccagctggtcgatctttggaagtggaaagctatcttttggacaggcccgattcaggtcggtataatcgatgcaaatcctccactttccgttggctttcctgaccatgacaacattggcgagccaatcgggatacgcggcttctctgatgaagcccgcctcgagcagcttgtccacttcttcgtcgatggccctctgtctttTGGGAgcaaaggaccttttcttctgcctcaccggtcttatcgtcgggtcgatgttgagtcggtgggttattgtctctggggggatgcccgacatatctgctgccgagcAAGCAAATATGTTGGCGTTGGCCGTTAGCAGCTCCATCAACCGtcgtcgttctgggtcgggtagttgagatccgacccatacctttcggtcggggtCCTCCGCAATCGGGATTGACACGAGTTGTTCGGCCGacgagccccgttcttcctcctcccgttggtctagtttgtcgatcgtcaaggagcccctcaactcgtcgttctgagcggagatctggaagcatcgacgagcgagctgttggtctctgtgcatctctccgactccgtttCTAGTCGAAAACCGAactaggagatggtacgtcgagacgatcgccttgagggcgttaagtccgggtcttccaagtatggcgttgtaggccgaaggtacttggacgaccgcaaaagtcaaatgaaccgtgctttgtcgtggttcggtgccgaccgtcacgggcagggttaCTTCACCTTCCGTTGAGACGGCGTCTCCGACAAAGCCTATCAAGGGCatagagaccctcttgagtcggtcaatagacagtcgcatccgggagaaggtcgagtaaaacaaaatatttgtcgaacttccattatctacaaaaattctttttacatcatagtttgctattgttgccgaaacaacaacagcgttgtcgtggggagtttggatgccccgaacgtcttcctctataaaagtaatcacgtcgtccgggcgcagctTCTTCATGGGCTCCCCTTCAGCAGATGTCCCTGGGccgagtcgtttggaaatcatattgatgaccccgaccgtcggctgattggtggtcgcttcctcagtcggcaggggtcgtcggtcggccataggtcgagtcggcgggtttctccagaatttatcgagataccctcgaTGGGTGAGAGctttgatctcatccttaagctggatgcattgctcgatattgtggccgtggccccggtggaatcggcagtacttccgtcggtcgaggccttttgccttcagaggcggaggccgtcgcaggtattcttccccctcgatctccatcaaaatctgcgcacggggagcggagagaggagtataagagtcatacctggggcgcgtCGGCCTTGGAGTCCGCCGTCGGGGCGACTTTTGGTTTTGTCGCGAGGGCGAGACCCGACCatcagtcgggggcctgctaggttcggctgggtcccgacccttccttcgcttttccttcggacccttgaactcggttgagcgccggtcggaggctccttcgtccgcgcgcatatacttgtacgcgcgctccagcaattcgacaTATGTACGGGgggggtcttgtccagggagtaggtgaatcgggacgccctcagcccccgtttcatggctgagatggccatgtcttcgttgaggtcccggacctcaagcatggccgtattgaatcgcgccacgaagtgtcggagcatctcattttctccttgtttgagggagaaaaggctgtccgacattcgcggcggcttccggctggtgctgaagtgagccacgaaggagtgctcgagctgtccgaaggagtggatactttccgatcgaagatcggagtaccaggccctggcagctttgcggagtgtggcggggaagccgatgcaaaagagagcgtcggttgccccctgaatcgtcatgagagctttatagctctccaggtgatcgattgggtcggtggagccgtcgtatggctccacgtgtggcatcttgaaccgactggggatcggttcatcgaggatgagtcgggaaagaggttgggcagtttggaagtcgacgtcgttcgaagacttctgtccgtccacctgcaactgtgcaagccgacgatcgatttcctcgaacctgcgttcgtagtcgtccgtccgtcggtgctgggagaccctagGAGTGGAGTCTTCGGAAGATTCTAAGAGGGAGGCGgagggcgttcgcggtcgcttctccttcctcgcccgttccagcagggagggagagagctgctgggactgacGGGCATCGCACCGTGGCCGTCCCTTCTCCTCTCAGTGAGAGCGCTGTGGCAGGCGCTCGTGCGGAGACGACAGagatcgacgcgggcgtcggcggctgctcctggagggcatcggacgtgccgccggttgttgctggaggctcttgaccgcatccatcagcacgatcatctgccgtacgattgctgcgatttgcgcctccgtggtcaccgcggggtgcggagagctgggttccgccgcggagggtggcggtgaggcctcttcccggcgggaagagcgcctcgccgaccctgtgaccctcgatcgttgggctcttgtctttgtcattagtatcTACTGCTTGAGAATGCTTGCGTCTCCCCCCtttctggcgcgccaatctgttgtggccaatcccctcgtcgcctgatcgtcgaaaatgagcgcctgcaaaaaaggaagtccacactgaccggaggcgactccggcggggaccctccgacggtcaagtcagagaggtgactgggcaacagtgaaatgaagacagagagctcaatcgagagagagggagagggagcaagcctgttgtttcgaggggccccttgcactgttgccttccccgatatatatatagtggagcgtggtatggcgccgtcattaatggcgtggacaattgaggaattgtcaactcactgtagactgtcaaagtcgccgtgaaagtgtcacatcgccgtggggctgtcaaatcactagggttgacaatgccctaggtgggataatacccttaggtggcagtgccgcatgttgctgtcggggctgacagtctctggcagctgtacggcgatcggaggagtcgaccgacccaagGCCGGTAGCCAGCTgtatggcgtcgggtggagatccaGGCCCCTTCGACGGTCAGTCGGACATGTTgctagagtcggccatcagacttcctggttcggtcggtcgggagagtggaaaaggtctgcccgaccgatatatcctcagtcggtagagggccgttaatcggtcggtcggtcggtcggtcggtccatccgtcggtcggtcggtcttcCCCAACAGTTGGTTTGATTTGCCTCAAACAATTCTGAAGCACAGTAAGCTATCTTGATTGCAGTAACGTTAAGGGGCCTCCAACCTTGATTTTTCAAGTAAGGGATCTCTTTGACCATTATGATGCTACAGGATAATTTTGTTTCCAAGCTTGAGGGTATAAGTTCTCCTCATAGTGCATTGCTATTCTTTGCATTTCTTCTTGGTTTTAATTGATGGGCTAGGTTGAAACAACAGTGGAATAGTACTCTTTGCATTTCTTCTTGGTTTTGATGGATGGGCTAGCAAAGGTAAGGAGATAAATGGGTTAAAACAACAGTAGAATGCAGCAAATAAGTAGGACCATGCTGCCCTATCTAGGGAAAAAACATTTGGTAGCTTGTCCTTGACAGCATTTAGAGAATTAATTTGCACCCAACTGGCCTGGGCTATTGTTGTTATTGTCGGTAGGTCCGGCATTGTCATCCATATAGGTTTTTCCCAAAAAAATGTAGGATCTTGACTCTTTAATTAATTACATCCTTGTTTACAAATGACCGTTCTCCTTTCTTATTTCTAGTTTGTCTTTCTGTAGTTTTCCTTTGCTTTCAAATTAAAAGTCATCAATTTAGGTTGATGATAAGTTTAGAGACATTGCAATGCTTTCTTCACCAATTTATCTTTgaaaacaaagattttaattgCAAAGTTGTCTATAGGACTAACTATGCTAGGTCACAATTGATGAAACTCATTCAGTATATGCATCTACTAGGGCATGATTTTATGGTGATAGGTGCGAGGACATAATATTGCACCAAACATGCCTCAAGAATGAAATTTTAGAATGTTCATACTGTTTATTTGCTAATCTATCTGCTATTTCTTGTTCGGATGGATATGCTTTCCCATTGTTGTCAACTATTTTGATTGAATTTAGTTGATCTTCAACCATGATTGCTATGTTGAGAATAATACTTTGATGGATGTATAAGTGTGGGATCGTTCAGAGTTGAAAAGAAAAGGAGATAACACAAGCAAAAGAGATAAAAATTATGGGGAAAAAAGTGGGTTATTTTTCAACTTCATATATAAcacataattaatactaaaacgGTAGATTTAGGATCTTGCCCTTGTGAATTATTGACCAACTTAAGGTCCTCAGTATTTAACTTCCATTAATCAATCAATGGGGAGGAGCAAGCATTCTTTCTAGACGTCAACCATAACTTGATGAGCTGTAAGCTAGGAGACACAAGTCCGGTGGATATGAATAGACCCTATTTTTAGTCATGGCATGATGTTATTGTGATATTTAATCTCAAATATAAATGTTGTGGTGTAGAAGAGAAGGGCATCATTAGTTtacattggttgtgagtcaaaaaattttttaacttaTATAGAAagggatcatttttttttatttgagatgCTTTTTGAAGGGCAAAATCATGAAAATCATAGGTCAGAATGGATAATATTTAATGTGCCTTAGCCGCAACTGTGGCGCACCAGAAAGGGGACCATCCCTGTAACTGTAGGGCTCCTCTCGTCCGTAGACCAGTCTGtgataaaaataagaagaagagtaCCTTCCGTCTATATATAGACCTCCTTTACTGGAGGGTTATAATGTGATGTAGAAGGAAGGGTACTATTAATTTcacattggttgtgagtcaaaAAGGATTCTGATTTATATAAGAAGAGATCATTCTTTTTacgtaaaatattttttgaatggcAAAATTATAAGGCTCATAGGTCCAAGCAGATAATATATACCCCACGTGCTGAGTTACGATCCTTTGGCTGCAACAATAAGTATTGTCAAGTGACACAAGATATCAAGGAGAATAAGTGATGATGTAAGTCTAGCTCTTGGCCAGGCCATTCTATCAACCAGCTGTTGGCACGCCTCCCCACAAAGTTGAGGTCCAAAGTTTGCTCCAGATATATGGTAGCATTTCCATTATATTTCCGAAAAAGATGATGTAACTAATAATTTATCCGGTATTTACATTAGTCTGATTTGGAACATGAAGCTAGAGATGTTCGAAACAGGTTAGCATGACTACAAGAGGTGAGAAGCAGTCAGCTAAGTGACTGGGATCACAGAACTGACACACGGCTGCAGGAGACTGCTTCACAGCTCACAGAAACCCAATTGACTGAGATATGAAGCAGCAGCATTTATGCGAGTGGTAGTCCTTGGGTCTTTGTAGTTCCTAATTCTACACAGGCTCATGCAAGAAGAACCTATTAAAAACTAGGTGCTCTGAGAGAAAAACAAGAAGATTATACTGCTTCAACAAGTAATGTTCGAAAAGGGTGAATGAAAAACTCAATTCAAATGTATAAATTCATTTTGGGAGTCTAGATAGTCATCTACGTACGTAAGGTTACTAAAATCCTGTGGAAAAGGTTTGTTTATTTTCTTTCTAGTTTGCTATCCATTTATctgtctatttatttatttaaacttAGTGTATGCTATCCTTTATCTTTGACTCAGTTCTATTAGGATTTAGATTTCCTTGCTGTTTAGGCAGCTTGCATATcttttgaagaaaaaagaaaaaaatggatttAAAAAGGAATCCCCAGCTGCATGTTTAGTGATAAAGGTCTAAACTACAACAATAGCTAAGGGATGGGTCGGAGCTGACATCCTGGAAAAGCAATTATATCCATGTtgttaaaatatttactaaaaaaagaaaaaaataagggaaAAGGATAGAGAGAAAAAGTGTTCTATTATTAATGTTTTAATCATATTCAGTACATCTCAAGAGTTACATATATTAGTGTACAGACTCCAcacaagaaaaataatataatttgatgCAGAATCATGCTAACAAAGAGAAATATTATAGGATCAtattaataaagaaaaatattataaattatcagGTGATCGCGAAAATATGATCACCTAAAATCAAGTGATCTCTAGAATCTTATGATTACCTAAAATCTTAGTAACACTTCTTCTTCAACTTAAGATAGTACCATAGGTGCCAATTTGAGTTTGGAAACTAAATCACAAATATACCCAAAAACTAATATGATAAATCAGGAGCTAACATAATATCACGAAGGTTGATATGGTAGATCAGAAGATGTCATAGTAGCTCAGGGGTTGATTTAGTAGATTAGGAGTTGATGTATCAACTTATGAAGCTGATGTGGCATATTGATATATCTGACAATGTAATCATGCTCTGATACTATGTTGAAATATTTacggaagaagagaaaaaataagagataaaGATATAGAGAAGAATGACTTTATCATCTTTGTTTCAATCACATTCACTATATTTTAAGGGTTACAAATACTATTGTACATACTCCACACAAGAAAATAATATAAACTGATATATATAGAATTAcacgaataaaaaaaaatattatgggatcatattaataaaaaaaaatattatgaaatgtCATATGATCCTTAGAATCATTTGTTCCTAAAATCAAGTGATCCCTAGAATCATAGGGTCCCTTGAAATCATGCTAACACATGTTTTAAATTAGCTAGATGATTAAAACCACAAATTGAGTCAAATATTTATCCATCAAGAACCATCCAACCTTCTACCAAAAAAGAACCAACCAATTCCATTTCCATGCAAAGCACCACACTAACTTTCTATTTTTGATTGGCACCATACCAACTAGCATCGTAGTAAATATATACCACAAAGCCATCCATGGCAAAGCTTGTTATAAAAGGCATAAAATAAGGTACACACAGATTCGCACAATCATACagaatagagaagagaagaaaaatgaaCATAAGATTTATGTGGTTCGGTTGTAAAATCTACGTCTAGGGACaaaatatgagagaaaaatttcactataatgaAAAGAGAGAGATACAATCACTTAGAACTCTCCAAACCTTAACCtcagtatgattttcaaaatttttcataaaaactaccgagattgatagaaaatataatatttatattaatccaTATCGTGAAGGGCGTTGCCTCCGCATCTCCCAATAAGATCAATGGTGGGCTTCAAGCTCGAGCTTATCAGCCCATACTCTCTGTTATTATCACAGacttcacaaaatatttcattcgGATTACAACGTGGGCTTTTCGGATTAGATCATAATTTGGAtctataaaaatattcaaaatttaaatcatattaatatatatatatttttttttacttcacgGATCGAGAACTCTGAAAATATCTTTTAAAGGCCACGGGCACTGAAGCTAGAGTTTCACCATCCCGATAAAAAGCAGCTAAAAGAGCAAAAACCCTTTCtacattaaaaactctttcttttaCTGCAAAAAAACAGATATGGAAAGCTTTCCGCCGACCAGAAAAGCTAATAAAAGCCTTAACAAGTCCTTTCTATCTTAAAAACTCTCACCTTTACTGCTAATAACTAGAGGTTTAAAATTTTGCACTAATAACCAGAAAGAGCCCAAGAGAAAGCAGCAAAAAGAGCAGTGGCCATAATAAGCCCTTCCTACCTTGAAAACACTCATCTTTGCTGCTAATAACTAGTGGTTTAACACTTTACACTCAAAACCATAAAAGCTCAATAAAAGCCTAACAAAAAGCAAATAAAAAAACAAACAGAAGCCATAAGAAGCGGTTTCTACCTCAAAACTTTCACCTCTACCGCTAACAATTATGATAACTAGAGGTTTAAACTTTGCACCGATAACCCTGAAAAGTTCAAAAGAAAGGTTTAGGGGCTTTCCCGGTGAAACCACATTGAATGCACGCGGTTCTGTGAGGCAGTGGGAAGCCCTTCCACTCCATCAAGCTGACTTTTGAGAGCCCTCGGAGTAAATGCTGCTTGCTGTCTTTTTTTGACTCTTCCTGCCTCCAAAGCCTCCACCTTGCCTTCCGAAGGGTCAGCGAGTCCCGAGCTCATCCTTCCCCTAAGGTCTctcttgtgtgtgtgtgtatatatacggGTAGAAACCAGTGGTCTTGGACTCTTGTCCTTGCCTTCCAAGAATTGAGCCAAataggaggaagagaaggagaaaaaaCCCATCATATATAGAAAATAGCTCTTTCTCCCTTTCTTCCCAAGGCAAACGGAAAAGAGGAGTAGAGTGACATGGGGAGACTACCTTGTTGTGACAAAGTTGGTGTGAAGAAGGGCCCTTGGACTCCAGAAGAGGACATAATCCTAGTCTCTTACATCCAAGAACATGGCCCTGGGAACTGGAGGGCTGTTCCTGCCAAGACAGGTGAGCCTCttttctcatatatatatatatatatatatatatatatatatatatatatatatatatgaacttcTCTCTAAATAAAACGAGTCACAGGGATCTAGAGAGTACAGAACCAAAGGGATCTTATGGTTTTTGGTGAGACTGGACCTAGGGAGCTTAGATTTGGAGTTTTAGGTTGCAGTCCTATTTTCTTTGGATTCTATAACCTagttcataatatatatatatatatggatatcttCTGTCTTTCCAGGCCTACTGAGATGCAGCAAGAGCTGCAGGCTTAGATGGACAAACTACCTTAGGCCAGGGATCAAGCGTGGCAACTTCACTGATCAGGAGGAGAAGCTCATCATCCACCTCCAAGCTCTTTTGGGCAATAGGTGAAGACTAAGATCCAAGATATGAGATGGATTGAGTCCTCAATTTTCCTTCGGATGTTATAGCCTGGATTCAGTTCTCATCTCAGTATTATTGAATGCAGGTGGGCAGCCATAGCTTCTTATCTCCCTGAGAGAACAGATAATGACATCAAGAACTACTGGAACACCCATCTGAAGAAGAAGCTCAAAAAGCTTGAAACTGGTGCTGATGGCCTGACTACCAGTGGGGTCTCAAGCCATCAGTCCATCTCCAAAGGCCAGTGGGAGAGGAGGCTCCAGACTGATATCAACACTGCAAAGCAAGCACTTTGTGAAGCTTTGTCTCTGGAGAAGCCCAATTGCCTGTCTAGCTCCAAGGCCTCCTCCAGTGGCTCCAATTCGAGCACTAGACTGTCGACCTACGCGTCGAGCACCGAGAACATATCTCGGCTTCTCGAGGGGTGGATGAGGAAATCAACAAG contains the following coding sequences:
- the LOC105041730 gene encoding myb-related protein 306; translated protein: MGRLPCCDKVGVKKGPWTPEEDIILVSYIQEHGPGNWRAVPAKTGLLRCSKSCRLRWTNYLRPGIKRGNFTDQEEKLIIHLQALLGNRWAAIASYLPERTDNDIKNYWNTHLKKKLKKLETGADGLTTSGVSSHQSISKGQWERRLQTDINTAKQALCEALSLEKPNCLSSSKASSSGSNSSTRLSTYASSTENISRLLEGWMRKSTRPGACQANSGSTQTDSACSQGTPSATNCILSLEPPELLFGPDSSTPEASETSLQGEERKLVWEAQEPLSLIESWLLDESVGQGQLSLLDMALDDASGLF